A genomic segment from Gavia stellata isolate bGavSte3 chromosome 4, bGavSte3.hap2, whole genome shotgun sequence encodes:
- the FAM3C gene encoding protein FAM3C, which produces MRIAGAAKLIVVVAIFLLTFYVISQVFEIKMDANLGHIFARSALDAAARSTKPPRYKCGISKACPEKHFAFKMASGAANVVGPKICVEDNVLMSGVKNNVGRGINVALVNGKTGEPLDTKFFDMWGGDVAPFIEFLKSIQDGTIVLMGTYDDGATKLNEEARKLIAELGSTSITNLGFRDNWVFCGGKGIKTKSPFEQHIKNNKDTNKYEGWPEVVEMEGCIPQKQD; this is translated from the exons ATGAGAATAGCAG GTGCTGCAAAGTTGATAGTGGTCGtagcaatatttttattgacGTTTTATGTCATATCTcaagtatttgaaataaaaatggatgcAAACTTGGGACACATATTTG cTAGATCAGCACTGGATGCAGCTGCACGCT ctACAAAACCTCCAAGATACAAATGTGGGATCTCTAAAGCTTGTcctgaaaagcattttgcattCAAAATGGCAAGTGGAGCAGCGAATGTAGTTGGACCCAAAATTTGTGTAGAAGATAATGT tttaaTGAGTGGAGTTAAAAATAATGTTGGCAGAGGAATAAATGTGGCCTTGGTCAATG GTAAAACAGGAGAACCATTAGACACTAAATTCTTTGACATGTGGGGAGGAG ACGTCGCACCGTTTATTGAATTTCTGAAGTCCATCCAGGATGGAACAATAGTGTTAATGGGAACATATGATGATGGTGCAACAAA GCTTAATGAGGAAGCACGGAAACTGATTGCTGAATTAGGAAGCACATCTATTACTAACCTTGGCTTTAGAGACAACTGGGTCTTCTGTGGTGGAAAAGGAATTAAGACTAAAAGTCCTTTTGAACag CATATAAAGAACAACAAGGACACAAACAAGTATGAAGGCTGGCCAGAAGTTGTTGAGATGGAAGGCTGTATCCCTCAGAAACAAGACTAA